A window of the Phycicoccus sp. M110.8 genome harbors these coding sequences:
- a CDS encoding aminotransferase class I/II-fold pyridoxal phosphate-dependent enzyme, whose product MTAVLSALEERLEDPTAKGLAHAVSAAVRDGVLRAGDRLPPIRVVATELAMSPTTVSAAWGLLTRSGTVSTDGRRGTRVLEQGVPGAGGRYRTALDRHTAFALDLSTGVPDPALLPDLGAALRSLPAAPATGSYLDDPVLPELAEALRADWPYDPAELTVADGAMDAIDLLVRTTLRFGDRVVVEDPGFPPLLDLLESVGAQVVGVPVEDEGLDPDALAAALRDGARAVFLQPRAQNPTGVGTSERRARALARLLDGSDALVVEDDSAYGLCTTPLVSLGRWLPGSTVHVRSFSKAYGPDLRLAAMSAPPEVHRAVTARRQLGQGWSSRLLQQVLVQLLTGAGEEVARAASTYAARRAALVAALGERGVEVGGSEGLNVWVPVGDETAAVVRLASQGIGVAPGRPFRVGTTGEAGHVRLTVGLVDSGVPELADALAAAARSAGWRGGR is encoded by the coding sequence GTGACCGCCGTCCTGTCCGCCCTCGAGGAACGCCTCGAGGACCCCACCGCCAAGGGGCTGGCGCACGCCGTCTCCGCGGCTGTCCGCGACGGCGTCCTGCGCGCCGGCGACCGGCTGCCACCGATCCGGGTCGTCGCCACCGAGCTGGCGATGTCGCCGACCACCGTCAGCGCCGCGTGGGGCCTGCTCACCCGGTCGGGCACCGTGTCCACCGACGGGCGCCGCGGCACGCGCGTGCTCGAGCAGGGCGTCCCGGGCGCCGGCGGCCGGTACCGCACGGCGCTGGACCGGCACACGGCATTCGCCCTCGACCTGTCCACCGGCGTCCCCGACCCGGCGCTGCTGCCCGACCTCGGCGCGGCCCTGCGCAGCCTGCCCGCGGCGCCTGCCACGGGCAGCTACCTCGACGACCCCGTGCTGCCCGAGCTCGCCGAGGCGCTGCGCGCGGACTGGCCGTACGACCCCGCCGAGCTCACCGTCGCCGACGGCGCGATGGACGCGATCGACCTCCTGGTGCGCACGACCTTGCGCTTCGGCGACCGGGTCGTCGTCGAAGACCCCGGCTTCCCGCCGTTGCTCGACCTGCTCGAGTCGGTCGGGGCGCAGGTGGTCGGTGTGCCCGTCGAGGACGAGGGGCTCGACCCCGACGCGCTGGCCGCCGCCCTGCGCGACGGCGCGCGGGCCGTCTTCCTCCAGCCGCGCGCCCAGAACCCCACGGGCGTCGGCACCAGCGAGCGCCGGGCGCGGGCCCTGGCCCGGCTGCTCGACGGCTCGGACGCGCTCGTCGTCGAGGACGACTCGGCATACGGCCTGTGCACCACGCCCCTCGTCAGCCTGGGGCGGTGGCTGCCGGGCTCGACCGTCCACGTCCGCTCGTTCTCCAAGGCCTACGGTCCGGACCTGCGGCTCGCCGCGATGAGCGCGCCGCCGGAGGTGCACCGTGCCGTGACCGCCCGCCGCCAGCTCGGGCAGGGGTGGTCCAGCCGGCTGCTCCAGCAGGTGCTCGTGCAGCTGCTCACGGGTGCCGGCGAGGAGGTGGCCCGGGCCGCGAGCACGTATGCCGCGCGGCGGGCAGCGCTCGTTGCCGCCCTGGGCGAGCGGGGCGTGGAGGTCGGCGGGTCCGAGGGGCTCAACGTGTGGGTGCCGGTCGGGGACGAGACCGCGGCGGTCGTCCGGCTGGCCAGCCAGGGGATCGGCGTCGCGCCGGGTCGGCCGTTCCGGGTGGGGACGACCGGCGAGGCCGGGCACGTGCGGCTGACCGTCGGGCTCGTCGACTCGGGCGTGCCCGAGCTGGCCGACGCCCTGGCCGCGGCCGCCCGGTCGGCGGGCTGGCGGGGCGGGCGCTGA
- a CDS encoding CoA-acylating methylmalonate-semialdehyde dehydrogenase — MTTRIPHWVDGRRHEGTSGRTSPVYNPATGETSGEVDLASVEEVDAAVASARAAAREWRHSSLSQRAGVLFAMRELLHSRTDELAAIITAEHGKVLSDAAGEIARGLENVEFATGVPNLLKGGYSEQASTGVDVYSIRQPLGVVAGITPFNFPAMVPLWMCANAIACGNAFVLKPSEKDPSAALFLAELWKEAGLPDGVFTVVQGDKLAVDALLDHPDVAAVSFVGSTPIAKYIYERGTANGKRVQALGGAKNHALVLPDADVDMAADAVVSAAYGAAGERCMALSVAVAVGDVAQPLVDAIAARLPKLTVGDGADPDTDMGPLITAEHRDKVAGYVDAGEAAGASVVVDGRTGEHPQEGFFLGTTLLDHVQPEMTVYTDEIFGPVLSVVRVDTYEEGLELINANQYANGTAIFTRDGGVARQFQYDVQVGMVGINVPIPVPVAYYSFGGWKDSLFGDTHMYGPEGISFYTRGKVVTSRWPDPATSSVDLGFPRTR, encoded by the coding sequence ATGACCACGCGCATCCCCCACTGGGTCGACGGCCGTCGCCACGAGGGCACCTCCGGCCGGACCTCCCCCGTGTACAACCCGGCCACCGGCGAGACGTCCGGCGAGGTCGACCTCGCCTCCGTGGAGGAGGTCGACGCGGCGGTCGCCAGCGCCCGCGCCGCGGCCCGCGAGTGGCGGCACTCCTCGCTGTCGCAGCGCGCCGGTGTGCTGTTCGCGATGCGCGAGCTGCTGCACTCTCGCACCGACGAGCTCGCCGCGATCATCACGGCCGAGCACGGCAAGGTGCTCTCCGACGCGGCGGGGGAGATCGCGCGCGGCCTCGAGAACGTCGAGTTCGCCACCGGGGTGCCGAACCTGCTCAAGGGTGGCTACTCCGAGCAGGCGTCGACGGGCGTCGACGTGTACTCGATCCGGCAACCGCTGGGGGTCGTCGCCGGCATCACGCCCTTCAACTTCCCGGCCATGGTGCCGCTGTGGATGTGCGCCAACGCGATCGCGTGCGGCAACGCGTTCGTCCTCAAGCCGAGCGAGAAGGACCCCTCGGCCGCGCTGTTCCTGGCCGAGCTGTGGAAGGAGGCCGGGCTGCCCGACGGCGTCTTCACCGTCGTCCAGGGCGACAAGCTCGCCGTCGACGCCCTGCTCGACCACCCGGACGTGGCGGCCGTGTCGTTCGTCGGCTCGACCCCCATCGCCAAGTACATCTACGAGCGCGGTACGGCCAACGGCAAGCGGGTGCAGGCCCTCGGCGGCGCCAAGAACCACGCCCTCGTCCTGCCTGACGCCGACGTCGACATGGCGGCCGACGCGGTCGTCTCCGCGGCATACGGCGCTGCCGGCGAGCGGTGCATGGCGCTGTCGGTCGCCGTCGCGGTCGGCGACGTCGCGCAGCCGCTGGTCGACGCGATCGCCGCCCGGCTCCCCAAGCTGACCGTGGGCGACGGCGCCGACCCCGACACGGACATGGGGCCGCTCATCACCGCCGAGCACCGCGACAAGGTGGCCGGCTACGTCGACGCGGGCGAGGCCGCGGGGGCGAGCGTCGTCGTCGACGGCCGCACCGGCGAGCACCCGCAGGAGGGCTTCTTCCTCGGCACCACGCTGCTCGACCACGTGCAGCCGGAGATGACCGTCTACACCGACGAGATCTTCGGGCCGGTGCTGTCGGTCGTACGCGTGGACACCTACGAGGAGGGCCTCGAGCTCATCAACGCCAACCAGTACGCCAACGGCACCGCCATCTTCACCCGCGACGGCGGCGTGGCCCGGCAGTTCCAGTACGACGTGCAGGTCGGCATGGTCGGCATCAACGTGCCGATCCCCGTGCCCGTCGCGTACTACTCCTTCGGCGGCTGGAAGGACTCGCTCTTCGGCGACACCCACATGTACGGGCCCGAGGGCATCAGCTTTTACACCCGCGGCAAGGTCGTCACCTCGCGCTGGCCCGACCCGGCCACGTCGTCGGTCGACCTCGGCTTCCCCAGGACCCGCTGA
- a CDS encoding aspartate aminotransferase family protein, with the protein MSLDVVTTASEERVRRDDRAHVFHSWSAQALIDPLPIASAQGSYFTDYSGKRYLDFSSQLVNVNIGYQHPKLVAAIQEQAARLTTISPAFANDARSEAARLIAEIAPGDLNRVFFTNGGAEANENAIRMARLHTGRHKVLAAYRSYHGATAGSIALTGDPRRWPSEPGMPGVVRHWGPYLYRSAFHATTEEEESQRALQHLRDLLMVEGPHTVAAIILETVVGTNGILVPPPGYLAGVREICDEHGVVMIADEVMAGFARCGEWFAVDHWGVTPDLITFAKGVNSGYVPLGGVVISERVAQTFDSRPFPGGLTYSGHPLACASAVASIEVFREEGIVEHARSLGADVIGPGLRELAERHPSVGEVRGLGAFWAVELVRDRATREPLVPFNAGGADAKPMNDFAAACKERGLWPFTHFNRTHVVPPCTTTADEVREGLAILDEALAVADRHYTGADA; encoded by the coding sequence ATGAGCCTCGACGTCGTGACCACCGCCTCGGAGGAGCGGGTCCGGCGCGACGACCGCGCGCACGTCTTCCACTCCTGGTCGGCGCAGGCGCTCATCGACCCGCTGCCGATCGCCTCGGCGCAGGGCTCGTACTTCACCGACTACTCCGGCAAGCGCTACCTCGACTTCTCCAGCCAGCTCGTCAACGTGAACATCGGCTACCAGCACCCCAAGCTCGTCGCCGCGATCCAGGAGCAGGCGGCACGCCTCACGACGATCAGCCCGGCCTTCGCCAACGACGCCCGCTCCGAGGCGGCCCGCCTCATCGCGGAGATCGCGCCGGGTGACCTCAACCGGGTGTTCTTCACCAACGGCGGGGCCGAGGCCAACGAGAACGCGATCCGCATGGCTCGTCTGCACACCGGCCGGCACAAGGTGCTCGCTGCCTACCGCAGCTACCACGGCGCGACCGCGGGTTCCATTGCCCTGACCGGTGATCCGCGACGCTGGCCCTCCGAGCCCGGTATGCCGGGTGTGGTGCGCCACTGGGGCCCGTACCTCTACCGCTCGGCGTTCCACGCGACCACCGAGGAGGAGGAGTCGCAGCGGGCGCTGCAGCACCTGCGCGACCTGCTCATGGTCGAGGGACCGCACACGGTCGCCGCGATCATCCTGGAGACGGTCGTCGGCACCAACGGCATCCTCGTGCCGCCGCCCGGCTACCTCGCCGGCGTGCGCGAGATCTGCGACGAGCACGGGGTCGTGATGATCGCCGACGAGGTCATGGCCGGGTTCGCCCGCTGCGGCGAGTGGTTCGCCGTCGACCACTGGGGCGTCACGCCGGACCTCATCACCTTCGCCAAGGGGGTCAACAGCGGCTACGTCCCGCTGGGCGGCGTCGTCATCTCGGAGCGCGTGGCCCAGACGTTCGACTCCCGCCCGTTCCCCGGCGGCCTCACCTACTCGGGCCACCCGCTGGCCTGCGCGTCCGCGGTCGCCTCGATCGAGGTGTTCCGCGAGGAGGGCATCGTCGAGCACGCCCGCTCCCTGGGCGCCGACGTCATCGGCCCCGGGCTGCGCGAGCTCGCCGAGCGGCACCCGTCGGTCGGCGAGGTCCGCGGCCTCGGCGCGTTCTGGGCTGTGGAGCTCGTGCGCGACCGCGCCACCCGGGAGCCGCTCGTGCCCTTCAACGCCGGTGGGGCAGACGCCAAGCCGATGAACGACTTCGCCGCTGCCTGCAAGGAGCGCGGGCTGTGGCCGTTCACCCACTTCAACCGGACCCACGTCGTCCCGCCGTGCACCACGACGGCGGACGAGGTGCGTGAGGGCCTGGCGATCCTCGACGAGGCGCTCGCGGTGGCAGACCGGCACTACACCGGCGCCGACGCCTGA
- a CDS encoding NAD(P)/FAD-dependent oxidoreductase, with protein MSSRASTRTSGQAAGQASAPTEQPRHPALADAAPSVFWLDRPDRPAPRPPLDRSVDTDLLVVGGGYSGLWTALLAKETDPSRDVLVLEAGSVGWAASGRNGGFCAASLTHGEANGRARWPQEMDALRRLGRENLDGIEATVQRYGIECDFRRSGALTVATEPHQVEWLADEPGEFLDRDAVRAQLDSPTYVAGVWDRDETAMVDPARLAWGLARAAESLGVRIVEGTRATGLRRHGAGVEVSASTGHVVRADRVALGTNAFPSLLRRVRLHTVPVYDYVLMTEPLSDAQLASLGWASRAGVGDMTNQFHYYRLTDDNRILWGGYDAIYHYGRRLAPSLDQRPETFDRLAGHFFETFPQLEGLRFTHRWGGAIDTCTRFCAFYGEALDGRVAYALGYTGLGVGATRFGAQVMLDLLDARSTERTRLQMVREMPMPFPPEPLAWAGIELTRWSLARADERQGRRNLWLRALDAAGLGFDS; from the coding sequence GTGTCCAGCAGGGCATCCACCCGGACGTCTGGCCAGGCAGCCGGGCAGGCGAGCGCGCCTACTGAACAGCCGCGCCACCCGGCCCTCGCCGACGCCGCGCCGTCGGTGTTCTGGCTCGACCGCCCGGACCGGCCGGCGCCACGGCCGCCGCTGGACCGGTCCGTCGACACCGACCTGCTCGTCGTCGGCGGCGGCTACAGCGGCCTCTGGACGGCCCTGCTGGCGAAGGAGACCGACCCCTCCCGGGACGTCCTCGTTCTCGAGGCCGGGTCGGTCGGCTGGGCCGCCTCGGGTCGCAACGGCGGCTTCTGCGCGGCGAGCCTCACCCACGGCGAGGCCAACGGCAGGGCGCGGTGGCCCCAGGAGATGGACGCGCTGCGCCGCCTCGGCCGGGAGAACCTCGACGGCATCGAGGCCACCGTGCAGCGGTACGGCATCGAGTGCGACTTCCGGCGGTCGGGCGCGCTGACCGTGGCCACCGAGCCGCACCAGGTCGAGTGGCTGGCCGACGAGCCGGGCGAGTTCCTCGACAGGGACGCAGTGCGCGCGCAGCTGGACTCACCGACGTACGTCGCTGGCGTCTGGGACCGCGACGAGACGGCGATGGTCGACCCGGCTCGCCTCGCCTGGGGCCTGGCCCGGGCTGCCGAGTCGCTCGGCGTCCGCATCGTCGAGGGCACCAGGGCGACCGGGCTGCGACGCCACGGTGCCGGTGTCGAGGTCAGCGCCTCGACCGGGCACGTCGTCCGCGCCGACCGGGTCGCATTGGGTACCAACGCCTTTCCGTCGCTGCTGCGCCGGGTCCGGCTGCACACCGTGCCCGTCTACGACTACGTCCTCATGACCGAGCCGCTGAGCGACGCCCAGCTCGCCTCGCTCGGCTGGGCCAGCCGGGCCGGTGTCGGCGACATGACGAACCAGTTCCACTACTACCGGCTGACCGACGACAACCGCATCCTGTGGGGCGGCTACGACGCGATCTACCACTACGGCCGCCGGCTGGCGCCCTCCCTCGACCAGCGGCCCGAGACGTTCGACCGCCTCGCCGGCCACTTCTTCGAGACCTTCCCCCAGCTCGAGGGGCTGCGCTTCACCCACCGGTGGGGCGGGGCCATCGACACGTGCACCCGGTTCTGCGCGTTCTACGGCGAGGCCCTCGACGGCCGGGTCGCCTACGCCCTCGGCTACACCGGGCTCGGCGTGGGCGCGACCCGCTTCGGCGCGCAGGTCATGCTCGACCTGCTCGACGCCCGCAGCACCGAGCGCACGCGGCTGCAGATGGTGCGCGAGATGCCGATGCCGTTCCCGCCGGAGCCGCTGGCCTGGGCCGGGATCGAGCTCACCCGGTGGTCTCTCGCCCGCGCCGACGAGCGGCAGGGCCGGCGCAACCTGTGGCTGCGCGCCCTCGACGCCGCCGGCCTCGGCTTCGACTCCTGA
- a CDS encoding phosphotransferase family protein, whose translation MSAHEEVRGIPRASFTAWAAEAVPGLGEDWHAEVISGGLSNITYRVTGAERTVIVRRPPMGKLLPSAHDMAREHRVLAALQGTTVPVPEVLALCEDPEVVGAPFYVMAEVTGDVHREPEEAAGLTEAQRDAWSDALVAVLAAIHAVDLDATGLRDFGRPSGYLERQLRRWSGQWEASRTRELPAMDELVRRLEAGRPQEGEVTLVHGDYRHDNTLVRVGPEGRPEVAAVVDWELSTLGDPLADLATWLTYWTGRDTEGRPLIVGAGVPAMPGFPSAEELARRYAVATGRDVSHLDWYRAFTDFRLAVIAEGVHARYLAGAASGPGYDRAGASVPLIVERALSHLA comes from the coding sequence GTGAGCGCACACGAGGAGGTCCGCGGCATACCCCGCGCCTCGTTCACGGCCTGGGCGGCCGAGGCGGTGCCGGGCCTCGGCGAGGACTGGCACGCGGAGGTCATCTCGGGCGGCCTGTCGAACATCACCTACCGCGTCACCGGGGCCGAGCGGACCGTCATCGTGCGCCGCCCCCCGATGGGCAAGCTGCTGCCGAGCGCGCACGACATGGCGCGCGAGCACCGGGTGCTGGCCGCCCTGCAGGGCACCACCGTCCCCGTGCCCGAGGTGCTCGCGCTGTGCGAGGACCCGGAGGTCGTCGGGGCACCGTTCTACGTCATGGCCGAGGTCACCGGTGACGTGCACCGCGAGCCGGAGGAGGCCGCCGGACTCACCGAGGCGCAGCGCGACGCGTGGAGCGACGCGCTCGTGGCCGTCCTGGCCGCGATCCACGCGGTCGACCTCGACGCGACCGGCCTGCGCGACTTCGGCCGCCCGTCGGGCTACCTCGAGCGCCAGCTTCGCCGCTGGTCCGGGCAGTGGGAGGCCAGCCGCACGCGCGAACTGCCCGCGATGGACGAGCTCGTGCGACGGCTCGAGGCCGGGCGGCCGCAGGAGGGCGAGGTCACGCTCGTCCACGGCGACTACCGGCACGACAACACCCTCGTGCGGGTCGGCCCCGAGGGACGGCCCGAGGTCGCCGCGGTCGTCGACTGGGAGCTGAGCACGCTCGGCGACCCGCTCGCCGACCTCGCCACGTGGCTCACCTACTGGACCGGGCGCGACACCGAGGGCCGGCCGCTCATCGTCGGGGCGGGGGTGCCGGCGATGCCCGGCTTCCCGTCCGCGGAGGAGCTCGCCCGCCGGTATGCCGTGGCCACCGGCCGCGACGTGTCGCACCTGGACTGGTACCGCGCCTTCACCGACTTCCGCCTCGCCGTCATCGCCGAGGGCGTGCACGCCCGCTACCTGGCGGGTGCGGCGAGCGGTCCCGGGTACGACCGCGCCGGCGCCTCGGTGCCGCTGATCGTCGAGCGCGCCCTGTCCCATCTGGCCTGA
- a CDS encoding acyl-CoA dehydrogenase family protein, with product MAFDFSISPALEEQRRRVAEFVVTEVVPLEQRVFRDGMTDALRRDLQGRAKAAGVFAPQAPREHGGGGFRFDESAVLLEEAGYSLLGPLALNCAAPDEGNIHLIHQTGTPEQHAAYLRPLVSGEVRSCFSMTEPPPGAGSDPSALRTTARRVDGGWVLDGDKWLITGADGAAFSIVMARNTGDDAPEGATMFLVDADNPGFVVGDHIDTIDATGVGGHCRVTIRDCFVPDDRVLGEPGRGFQSAQVRLAPARLTHCMRWLGAARRAHDIALERAVGRELFGSRLADLGMAQALIAENEIDLDAARTVVRHAAWQIAEGSRSSEESSRAKVFVSEAVCRVVDRSVQLAGGMGTSEELVLGRIYRDIRSFRIYDGATEVHKMSIARRAAKRAAERLAARGEVLGHRAADGDGSGRDGSRSEGSGE from the coding sequence GTGGCCTTCGACTTCAGCATCAGCCCCGCCCTGGAGGAGCAACGCCGCCGGGTCGCCGAGTTCGTGGTGACCGAGGTGGTCCCGCTGGAGCAGCGGGTGTTCCGTGACGGCATGACCGACGCGCTGCGGCGCGACCTGCAGGGACGGGCCAAGGCGGCCGGGGTGTTCGCCCCGCAGGCGCCGAGGGAGCACGGCGGCGGGGGCTTCCGCTTCGACGAGTCGGCGGTGCTGCTCGAGGAGGCCGGGTACTCCCTGCTCGGCCCGCTCGCGCTCAACTGCGCCGCCCCGGACGAGGGCAACATCCACCTGATCCACCAGACGGGCACCCCCGAGCAGCACGCGGCATACCTGCGCCCGCTCGTCTCCGGGGAGGTGCGCTCGTGCTTCTCGATGACCGAGCCGCCGCCCGGGGCGGGGTCCGACCCGTCCGCGCTGCGCACCACCGCGCGGCGCGTCGACGGCGGGTGGGTCCTCGACGGCGACAAGTGGCTCATCACCGGCGCCGACGGCGCGGCGTTCTCGATCGTCATGGCGCGCAACACCGGTGACGACGCCCCCGAGGGCGCCACGATGTTCCTCGTCGACGCCGACAACCCCGGCTTCGTCGTCGGCGACCACATCGACACGATCGACGCGACCGGCGTCGGCGGGCACTGCCGCGTGACGATCCGCGACTGCTTCGTCCCCGACGACCGAGTGCTGGGCGAGCCCGGACGCGGCTTCCAGAGCGCCCAGGTGCGGCTCGCCCCCGCGCGCCTGACCCACTGCATGCGCTGGCTGGGCGCCGCCCGGCGGGCCCACGACATCGCGCTCGAGCGCGCGGTGGGCCGCGAGCTGTTCGGGTCGCGGCTGGCCGACCTGGGGATGGCCCAGGCGCTCATCGCGGAGAACGAGATCGACCTCGACGCCGCCCGCACCGTCGTCCGCCACGCGGCCTGGCAGATCGCGGAGGGGTCGCGCAGCAGCGAGGAGTCCTCGCGCGCCAAGGTGTTCGTGAGCGAGGCGGTGTGCCGCGTCGTCGACCGCTCGGTCCAGCTCGCCGGCGGCATGGGCACCTCAGAGGAGCTCGTGCTCGGCCGGATCTACCGCGACATCCGCTCGTTCCGGATCTACGACGGCGCCACCGAGGTGCACAAGATGTCGATCGCCCGGCGTGCGGCGAAGCGGGCCGCCGAGCGGCTCGCCGCCCGCGGCGAGGTGCTCGGCCACCGGGCCGCCGACGGTGACGGCTCCGGCCGGGACGGCTCCCGCAGCGAGGGCTCCGGCGAGTGA
- the folP gene encoding dihydropteroate synthase, producing the protein MVLPRTPPLVLRGRTFDAGSPAVMGIINRTRDSFFAGNRHADLDSAKRALDAHVAAGADIVDVGGVRAGQEGEHVSAEQEVERVLPFLAHARETYPDLILSLDTWRSEVAREAGTVGIDLVNDTWAGHDPELVGVAAQIGAGVVVSHTGGLPPRTDPVKVTYGPDPLDVVRDVLRTLAAGARTAQQAGIPAERILVDPTLDFGKTTAHSLEVLRHTADIAALGFPILQALSRKDFVGESLGLEPDERLEGTLASTAVAAWLGATVFRAHDVRATRRVVDMVAVIRGDRPPVLAVRGV; encoded by the coding sequence CTGGTGCTGCCCCGCACGCCACCGCTCGTCCTGCGGGGTCGCACGTTCGACGCGGGCAGCCCGGCCGTCATGGGCATCATCAACCGCACGAGGGACTCGTTCTTCGCCGGCAACCGGCACGCCGACCTCGACTCGGCGAAGCGCGCCCTCGACGCCCACGTCGCGGCCGGTGCCGACATCGTCGACGTCGGCGGGGTCCGGGCGGGCCAGGAGGGTGAGCACGTCAGCGCGGAGCAGGAGGTCGAGCGGGTCCTGCCCTTCCTCGCCCACGCGCGCGAGACCTACCCCGACCTGATTCTGTCGCTGGACACCTGGCGCTCGGAGGTCGCCCGCGAGGCGGGGACCGTGGGCATCGACCTCGTCAACGACACCTGGGCGGGGCACGACCCCGAGCTGGTCGGCGTCGCCGCGCAGATCGGCGCCGGCGTCGTCGTGTCCCACACCGGTGGCCTCCCGCCGCGGACCGACCCGGTGAAGGTGACCTACGGGCCGGACCCGCTCGATGTCGTCCGGGACGTGCTGCGGACCCTGGCCGCCGGCGCGCGCACCGCCCAGCAGGCCGGCATACCGGCCGAGCGCATCCTCGTGGACCCCACGCTGGACTTCGGGAAGACGACCGCCCACTCGCTGGAGGTGCTGCGGCACACCGCCGACATCGCGGCCCTCGGCTTCCCGATCCTGCAGGCGCTGTCCCGCAAGGACTTCGTGGGGGAGTCGCTCGGGCTCGAGCCCGACGAGCGGCTCGAGGGGACGCTCGCGTCCACGGCCGTCGCGGCGTGGCTGGGCGCCACCGTGTTCCGCGCCCACGACGTCCGCGCCACCCGGCGCGTCGTCGACATGGTGGCCGTCATCCGCGGGGACCGGCCGCCCGTGCTCGCGGTCCGCGGCGTCTGA